The sequence CGGTGTGTCACCGGCGATCGACCGCGGGCATGGGTGGATTGGCTGTCCTGGGCGGAGTATTGCTATAATACCTCCTACCACACAGCATTGCGTGCCACTCCCTTCGAGGTGGTCTATGGCAGATCCCCACCGTCCATGCTACCTTACACGCCAGGGACGACACGTACTGAGGCCGCAGACGACATGCTACGCTCCAGAGATGAGATGCTGGCCGAGGTGCGCCAGCGCCTTTTGCAGGCCCAGCAGCTCGCCAAAAAGTATTACAATGTCGGGCATCGGGAGGTCCAGTTCCAGGTGGGCGACTGGGTGTGGCTACGCCTGCTACACCGCACCTTTCAGTCCCTCCATCCGCGCGCGAAGGGAAAGCTAGGACCTCGCTACGCAGGCCCTTTCCGTGTCCAGGAAAGGATTGGGTCGGTAGCCTACCGCCTGCAGTTGCCAGATGGTGCTCGCATCCATGATGTCTTCCACGTCAGCCTGCTGAAGCCGCACCATGGGGATCCTCCTGCAACTCCGAGGACGCTTGACCCAGTGATGGATGGTCGGCTGCTTCCTGTGCCGGCCAAGGTGCTTCGCGCTCAACTTAGGCGGGGCGTGTGGCAGGTTCTCGTACAGTGGCGTGGACTGGCTGAAGATGACGCCACATGGGAAAAGCTTGAAGAGTTCCGTGTTGCTTACCCCAACttacagctcgaggacgagctgtttgAGAAGGCGGGGAGAGATGTTATGTTTGCCTAGATGACAGGCATGACAAAGAGTGTGGTCTACTTTATTACATGAAattaaaattttcctcttgagactaGATAAGACTGCTGGACCGGGGTGACCTAGGCGATGATGCCACACTGAGGAGGAGGCTGCGAGGAGGGCGCTGGCAGTGGACTGGGCGGCTGGTGAAAGTGTTTAGAGATCGCCTGAGCTATTGCAGCGAAGAATCACTCGCCCCGTCCTGGGTTCCTTGACAGAGAAACCAAAAGCGTCAAATTCGATAGAACCGCCATTATCTCGGGTAAATTGACGAACAGATAATAAATTACAGACTATGGAAGGAGTGACAAGGATGTTGTTCAACACAAATTTAGTGGAGTTGATGTCAAGGATCGATGAGCCGCGGGTCGTGACAGGAATACTTGCACCATTGCCTACCATGATCGAAGAAGCAGCAGCTGGGAGATGAGAATGAAGGATACCTTCAGAGGAGTGCATATGTgtagaggcaccagtgtccatcaCCCAGGCGTCACCTTGCAGCGACATTTGCTGCAGCGCCGCCATGAGGCCCGCCGTGTCGAAGTACTGGGGGCCGGCAGACTACTGGTCGCTGATCGCGGTGTGGGCCTGCGGGGAGGACCCGAGAAGGTCGGGGCCACCACGCTGCTGGCCACTGTTCGTAGCGCGCCATGTCTGCCCGCCACCTCCAGAACCGCTGCTGCCGCCGGCTTGTCCCTGCTGCTGGCCCCACGGATTGATGCAAATCCATGGTCCAGTGGGGTTGGGCGCacggtgctgctgctgctgttggttgccgccgccgccgcccttgcgaAAATAGGTCTTCTTGCGCTTTGGCTGCCCGCCGCCGCGCTGCTGCTTCCCCGGCTGCTGGTGCTGCACCCAAAACTGCTGGGGAGACGGCGTACAGGACCGGCAGGGGCCTGTGCAGCCGGAGGATGACGAGGAGGATGTGGAGGAGACGTGGAGGGCAGTGGACTTGACCATCTTGCCCTCCTCAGCCAGCCGTAGTTCCTTGAGGGCGAGCATGTCGAGGGCGCCGACGAAGTCCATGGTGGCGTCACCAGCGATGATGTCGCAGGTGGTGCTGAAGCGGGGATTGGCGCCGCGGAGGAGGTTGAGCACCATGGTGGAGTCGTCGACGGGCTTGCCGACATCGCGGAGGCGATCAGCCGCTCTCTTCATCTCCTGGCCATAGGCCTCGACAGATAAGTCTCCCTGAGTCAAGGTCATGAAGGCTTGGCTCAAGAAGATGGCACGCGGCGCCTTGTTCGCCTCGAAGCGGGCGGTGATGATAGCCCAATGCTTGCGTGCCGTCGGTTCGGGCGTCATGATGAGGTCGTGGACGGCGTCGGAGACGGTGCCGTAGAGCCAGGCACGGACGCAACAGTCCTCCTGGAGCCAAACCGGCGTGAGGGGATTGGGAGGCGCCGTCCCGTCGATGTGGGACAGCAGCTCGAAGGTGCCACACAGGGCTTCGAAGCAGGCCTTCCACTTGGAGAAGTTGTCCGCGCGGAGGTCGAGCTTCATGGGGACGTAGGACTGCACAGAGATCGTGGCGTAGGGAAGCGCCATGGGGAGATCGATCTGGGCAGCAAGAACGTCGTCGCCGAACAGGAGAGAAAGTCCGACGGAGCAGTCGGAGTCGCTGTCACCGGCGGAGGAGTCCACGTGGGTGATCGTGGACATCCAAGACTTCTGCGCAGCAGAGGGAGAGGCGGCGCAGGTAGGTGTCGCGCCCTAGGTCAGGCGGCGGCGTGTGGTGGGTGTAGAGGCAGCGGGAGGGAGGGCACAAAATCAGGGAGACCCTAGACTCGTGATACCATGTAGAGAGATAGAATTGGGAAGACACCACACCCAATGAGGGGGTGATCTCACATATATATAGCCAAAGTAACTTGGAGTACAAGTATACAATCTCCTAAACAGGGAAAGCTATATGCTTATACAAGGAAGACTATAATCAGTCTATATACGGCTGCACTGTCCATATATGGCTGCACTGTCCATATATGTCTAACACTTATGTCACAGCCTCACAGGAGACCACTGAATGCAGTGTGGATCTGCCCCTCAGTTAAGGTGTTGctgtcttttttttctttttctgtaaaATTACACAGGAGAACTGTGTGTCATTTCATTAATTATATAAGTTACACATGTGCCAGTGCCACTTACAATAGAGACTCAACAACGACAAAAGAGACCTTGATCTAGGTGTCAAGGTTAAGCGACCAGATGAGTAGTCATGAACAGTTGACAACCAGCCAAACACCACAAACTATTCTCATTTGCCACTGCCCGTAAGACTACTGAAATACATGGCCTAGTACTCAGCCACAAGCATTGAGATGTTCCCATATCTCCCTAGCCACAAGGATGAGAGAATTCAGCCCTTTCTTTCTGTCTTTTGGAACACTTCTGACCACACTATGCCACTAGCTGTAGAAGTGTGTGTCGCTGTCTCAAAGTGATCAATTTTAGCTTTGCATAAGGTGGCTTGGCACATAATGAACATTAATTAATATATCTTCATTGTATATAAATTATGGTAAGAGTGATGCAAGTCTGTCTCAGAAAGGCAGGAGTTATGCAAGACTACAATGGATGACTAGTGAATTGCAAGATGAATGAACAGCATAATAAAATCCAATAACAAGAAACTAAGTGAATTATTTGAGACCATACAGTCTAGAATTATCGCATGTCGTAGGATCAAGTGGCCAAGTGGGCAAACCTGCTGTCTCATCTCTTCAGTTGACAGTAGACCTAGGTGACCACGTTCCCGACAGGCTTGCCGAAGCTCCTCTTCAGAAAGAGATTCAACACCCTCAGCTTGAATCATCTTATCATCATTCTTAATGCTGTGAAGATAGGTACCGATATCAAAAAAATAAGCATCACTATAAGAAGACAGTTCAAATTCAAACGGTAGCATATTAAATCAAACAGAAACAAGACAAAGGGCAAAAGAACTGGCAAATTGTGAAACAAGAAAAAAAAATCTTGATGATATAGCATTTATTTTTAAAAAGTGTATTGCTGAACCTGAACTACTATTCAACCTAAACACCACTTAAGTCTATTTCGGAAATTTCTAAATTCTGGTAAGCTTGCACGTCCACCGTGAACTGACTAATATGAAATATTACTTGAAACTACTTAATATAAAGATAGGCCACAAGCCTCATCACAGTTTGATCTACCAAATTGAGCATTTTCTGTTATAATGGTTTTTTTAAAAGAGTGGCAGGAGTTCTGCGTTTCAATTAAGGTAGAAAAGCAAGTTTATGTACAGTAAGGCTAATGTTATACTGCCATTTAAGTAGATATAATCAGAATAATATATAGATGCTCCAGATCCAAATCGAAGGGCAGGTTTGGTGCGGTGGTGAGAGCTGTCTAACTCAGTTACCAGGTCACGGGTTTGAAACAGCCACTCTGCATTTGCGGAGGAaggcttgcctcggtttatcccttCCCCAGACGCCACTTATGTGGGCACCGGGCCTGCCCCTCCAAATCCAAATTAAACCAGCATTTATACAGTTACCAATTTAAATACTTACTCTTGCAGTTTTTTGCGAAGCATGAACCTCAAGTAGTGATCTGTACCAAAAGGCCGGATACCCATATATTTGCACATATTTACCAAGCGTGATCTGCAGAAACAAAACCAAGCAACAGTTTAGTCACTATTGTAACTATGATAGTTTGATGATCAATTTACACAGGTAAGATAAAAGGACCGTCGAACATGCTCATGTTATCCAAAGTAAGTTCATCATTGAAAAGCTTCGCAAAGCTCAAGATTTCGTCATTGGAGACCCGTTCACCTCTCCTAACCTAATTAAAATTTAGGTATGTCATCCAATCGCATAATAGCATACAGCTGTTTACAATACATAACTAATTGTGGTAATGATTGGAGCATAGAAAGAatatataccttgttaaaatacaTAACTAATTACAGTAATAACTGGAGCATAGAAATAATATATACCTTGTTCAAAAACTCGTCCAGATCTTCAGCAGTTTGTTTTATATCCCCACTACGTGATGTTTGGACTTCCTTTGCCATTTCTTTTGCTGTATCTTGCAAAAACTTTGCATATTCCATCCTTGCTTTTAGTTTCCTCTTCAATGCTTCCTGCACAGTAAAATGAATCATATCCTTGAGCCAATCAGTTTGCACTATGATAATGTATTTACTCTGTAGTCATGACACAAAATGGCACACGAGACCCAGTTCAAACATGGGACACAAAAATGATTATCtacagcaacaagagcaacagtaAGGTATGTTGTGCCATGGAACTAATCCATTAATAACAAATGTGTGGCAGTGAGTTTGTGGCATACAGAGTACTATTCACATGCCGAGAAATGTAACACCATCAGACCAATATAATCTCAGGTTCTTAAACCAATCAAACACATACCTCTTCTTTCATTTTGTCTTGGAAAGTTGATGGAAGCATGTTTGGAAATAACTTCAGGAACACTGGCAGTAAGAACTCCATGAAAGGAACAACGATGAACACAGCAAATGGTACCAGCCTGAAGATATCAGCTGTTGTGCGTGTCAGCTGTTGCCTCTCTCTTCTAGAAAGGCTTTTTCCACCAGCAAGTTTCACCAGTAATCTTGATGAGATTCTAACATCTGCCCATAGTAGCTTTGTCCCTAACCAGTAATGCTGCAGTGTAGTAACAAATTCAGCCTTCCAATGCTTAAGCTTTGCAGCCCAATCAGCCCTTAACAAACAAAGAGGTAAAGTTTCATAAGTTAAGAAAGAGAccgatcaatcattgttcttataTGTACGCATTTAGGTATGAAGGAACTGAGACCTGCTCATTGAAGCCACAGCTCGCAGAGCAGGACCAATACCCAAAAGCCTTGCCCAGAATTTCTGCATGGCCGATTGGCTAGCCTTGAGAGATTCTTGGACCTGTTTAGCTTTGGCTTTAGCTTTTGCAGTGCTTAGGCCTTCCACAGCCTGATCACATTCCTCTGGGGATGTCtcttttttctttctattttgcTTCTGATCCCCACTCTGTTCGTCATCAATATCCAACTTAGGTTGCCCTGCGGTTGCAGTTGATGATGCACGAACTGACTGCAGCATAGATCTAGCTCCCAGTGGCAACCCAAAGTCATTCTTTCCAATTCCATAATATGAAAGAGATATCCCATGAGCTGGACGTCGCAGAAATCTATTAGCAATACCTGCCAAATTCCTATTAGTCAAATTCACACAGTATTGCTCCTTCTCAGATCTTGAATCCCTAGAGCTTTGCTCCAGAAACAGTAGTGttatttttggctcatcttcagaACCAATTCTTCCATGTTGGAAAGTAGAGGATGAAGATGAGAGGTTAGGTGTTTTAACATGGTCGAAAAGATACTTCCTTCTCCTCGTGATTGCTCTTGCAGCCATACTTGATTGCTACTCAATTTCCAGATTGGAAGACCAAGGTCATGCCTTTAGGGTAGAATCCTGAAGTGATACAATTGTCCAAACATAAGCATAAGATTATATTATTCCCATAAAGAAAGAAAATAGCTGCAAAGAACAAAGGTGCTTGATGCAACAAGACCACAGCCATAACAAGAATTTTCAATAACTATTTTCAAGGAATCCTAGGATGTTGTTTTAATGTAACCAAATGTCCAGTTGTCTTGAATTGCCTAAAAATAGAATTATTCAAAAAAAACAAGAAGCTGGCAACTAGTCCCTCCATTCTAAATTACAAGCCGTTTTGGATTTTCTAGATTCATAGTTTTAGCTATGTATTTAGACATAAGTTATGACTAGATACATAATAAAAATTATGTATTTAGAAATGTCAAAACATCTTATAATTTAGAACGGATGCAGTAATTCATAAGAAGAATCGTTAGGCTAATTCATTAATAGTGACCAACTTTGCATAGTTCATCCAATCATAGGCATTACAGAAAATAAGTTTGCGATATGTTTTTCCCTTTTGACATGTGACCTCAGCATTTAGTTTTAGAAAATGTAAATTTTGAATCCCCAGCTGAACAAATATCTGGAGTTTTCTTGCAGATGCTGGTAAGAAGTTAAATAAGAATAACCCTTGTTATTTGCCTCAACTGTCCATTTATCACTAGTAACTGTCATGGGTCAAATGTGAACGAATTCTGACACCATTGAAAGCACTTCCTCTAACAGTCTCTGAATATCAGCAACAAATGGACTAGAGATCAGTAGCCAACCATTCCAAGAAATTCATACTTCACGTTTTCACAAGCCCTCTACTTTGCCAAAAACTTTGCATGTTTTGCTGATCTCAATGTGGAAACTGACAATTATCCACATATCAACGGGGAAAAAGACTTTTACCGTCGGCAGCAGTAACAGTTCCACAATACAACAAACAGGAAGACACGTGTTGGTTTAGCTCCACATTAATCTACCCAGCCTTAGCGACTGAAGAACAAAGGAACACGTGGGTCTTCTTTCTAGAATAAGTGATAAGTCCGAAATTAATTCAACATATAACCAAGTGCACGGGCAAGTTCACCACCATTCATCAGCGACCACCCCTACAGTTCATGTGCAGGCAAAGGATGGATCGAGGCGCAAACCTCCAATAAGTACGGCAACAATACCTAAAGAAAAGGGCAGCAACGAGCAAAACGACGCGTATCACTTAGGCctgttcgtttgtgccggattggtgggtcggaacgattcctaaccagattgcttctctaatttatataaactttgattagctggaacgatttcTGGTGCAGTccaacacaaacgaacaaggcgttAGCGATTAGCCGATTAAGGCCACCGTGGTTTCTTCATTAAAAAATAACTCGTTGGGATGGATTAGCGATTAAGCACAGTTTCAATTCGGTCCTTTTCGTTACCGCATAGACCCTGAAATGCCCAAAACTCACCGATCGCCACTGAAATTTCCCCCCAAAAATGACCAAAATTAAAATTACAAAGAGCAGCACGCGGAGTCACTGATCGGCGATCCCACTGGTCAAACCATCCATGGAATCCTGGATCATCACCAAACCACCGATGCAACGGAGAGCGAACTCGAGTCGCACCAAACAGAACCTAAAACATAATGCCAATGCCCAATAGGGAACAGAAAGTAACACGGAAGAGAGAAAGACTGAGAGAGGGAGACAGAGAGGAACGCCTCCTGAAGCAAGACGGAAGCGGGCGCTCACCGAAAGATGGGTGCGGCGCCGACCGGGCGGGCGAGTGGACTGACACACCGAGCTACGTGGGGTTTAGGGCTTTGGAGGAGGGGAGGGCCGGAGGGGGTTAGGGACAGGAGGAGATGGAGCCATCAGCCATGGAGGTGAACAAGCAGGCGTGTGGAGGAAGAAAGAAACGTAGGAGGAGCGTTGTGGCGGCTGTTGGGTAGTATGCTCTACCGGTCAAACAGGTTACAGTCAATTTGTGTTTATTTCTAGAAATAATTGGATATATATCATTAAAAGATTACAAATTTAGATATATATCATTGGCTCCATATGTCATTGAGTCATGTGAACCCCATATATAAgtgaaattatatatatatatagttgtaATCTTTTCATGATATAGATCTAAATTTCCTTTATTTCTATTACTTGCACTTCTTACATTATATTTGGTACAAGTATTTGTAAACCACAGGTACTTATCAGACTAGGATATTATTTCACTGTACCGATATGTCATAATCAAGTAAGTCGAGTTTAACAGAGTTAAAGTTTTATAATTTTCTTTTTACCCCCTCTAGACGATATTAATATCCTTCTAGTACCCCTAAGGTATTTTCAAAAGTCAACTCTCGAGCTAGCTGACACTGGAAGCATCTAGATCCTcaaatgttttgatgattagtaaCAACATATGATTATTGTGACTAATGTATGTTTTGCAAAGAAAATTTTGAGTCAGGTCATAGTAATGGATAATTGTTTGGACGAAATTTGGTTCCTTTGCCCCTTATTTCGTTGCAATTGTTTGAAGGATGGAAAACaacgtgtcggggaccataattaggggtaccctcaagactcctaattctcagctggtaacccccatcagcataaagctgcaaaggcctgatgggtgcgattaagtcagggatcagtccattcgagcgactcgatcatgcctcgcccgagcctagcctcggacaagggcagccgactccggaggatttccgtctcgcccgaggcccccctccaacggcggacacatcttcggctcgcccgaggccttgccttcgctaagaagcaaaccTGActaaaatcgccacaccgaccgaccaaatcgcaggagcatttaacgcaaaggtggcctgacacctttatcctgacacgcgccctccggcagagccgaagtgaccgccgtcacttcgccgctccactgactggcctgacagaaggacagcgccgcctgcgccactccgactgcagcgccacttgacagagtgatgctgacaggaagccagtccctgccaaaggcaccataggaagctccgcccgacccagggctcggactcgggctcagccccggaagacggcgaactccgctccgcccgacccagggctcggactcgggctaagacccggaagacggcgaactccgctccgcccgacccagggctcggactcgggctaagacccggaagacggcgaactccgctccacccgacccagggctcagactcgggctaagacccggaagacggcgaactccgctccgcccgacccagggctcggactcgggctaagacccggaagacggcgaactccgctccgcccgacccagggctcggactcgggctaagacccggaagacggcgaactccgctccgcctgacccagggctcggactcgggctaagacccggaagacgacgaactccgcttcgcccgaccccagggctcggacaccgccctggcctctgccgacgacctccgcctcgcccgacccaggggctcggactcggcctcggccatggaagacagactcgacctcggcttcggaggagcctccacgtcgcccaacctagggcgcaggccagccacgtcaacaggaagcgccatcatcaccctaccccgagctgactcgggccgcagagaacaagaccggtgtcccatctggctgtctccaccagataggcgatgatggcgccccgcatgccctgtgacgacggcggctctcagctctcttacggaagcaggaggacgtcagcaaggacactaccgctccgacagctgtccctccgccaggctccaccgctcctccgacggccacgacgtcacactagttgggttccaagatctctccggctgccacattagcatgtactcagggcactagctctccctcactagacacgtagcactctgctacacccccattgtacacctggatcctctccttgcgtctataaaaggaaggaccagggccctcttagagagggttggccgcgcgagacgaggacgggacaggcgctctcttggggccgctcgcttccctcacccgcgtggacgcttgtaatcccctactgcaagcgcacccgacctgggcgcgggacaaacacgaaggccgcgggattcccacctctctcgtgccggtctccggccgcctcgctcctttccccccttcgcgatcgcccacgcgctcgacctatCTGGAATGGGGcacgcgacactcactcgtcggcctgagggaccccccggtctcgaaacgccgacagttggcgcgccaggtaggggcatgctgcgtgttgacgaaaagcttcccgtcaagctccagatgggcagtctccgacaacctctccaacccgggacggtgctccgtttcgggagtcttgagttcatgtccctcgacagcagctacgacatgatactccttccaccgccgcgcgacaacgacaatggcggccgacagcccgcccgccggcggcggaatcgacgacgtcttccccgcgtggcggaagaacaacattcgagctcgccccgtcctctcccccgccaacggaggaggaggcggggcaaccaaggccaagcaggaggccgcgcctcgtcggctgtcgagcgagtcgacgtccctagcaccccaacggggggcgcgttgggcgtcgacctcgcgtttgagacgaaggcgagcgccgtctccccgcgacacgccgatcccgagcaagtggacgacgccagcgtgcttgcgaaaagcttgcaggacgtcgccctcgtaccggaggcgacgatgcagtcagtcctcgacgtgacttcatcgccgctcgatgacaaaaaggtaccaaccgattcccatcctacgtcatttatactcagcctcaacccgcctagcgatctcgctttggcgggcgcccttgtagaggcgagtacaaaccctctggggtttcgcttgcggtcgccttgggaccggctgacggacgtctcgacctacgggccttctgggtccgaggaagatgacgaccccaacatctgttgggatttctccggatttggcaaccccagtgccatgcggaacttcatgaccgcatgtgactactgcctctccgactgttccgacggtagccgcagcctcgacgacgaggactgcggcccaagccgcgaatgtttccacgtcgatctagggggtccctccggaggcaaccatctcggcatgccggaggacggtgctccccctgggccggtgcctcgcgctgacatcccgcgggagctagctgtggtccccgtcccggcggggggttatgacccacagctcgagcaagtccgcggggcgcaggccaggatcgacgagggagcaggagcgcttgagtcgatccgccgggacgtcgggcaggcatgggcgggccaacccccggccggagaaatacgtcacctgccccagggtctccagcaccgcgtcgccgatgtcgtcagggtcaggccaccactgtaacaccctgaatttgggggtataaaatttctttgctcatattcacaaattcaggtgttacttccttttctcatccttcctaattcttgtctctctcatttctataggagctaagtgcttattttacttgtagttatagtttattatgttaaaccctaagggagtatgaat is a genomic window of Zea mays cultivar B73 chromosome 5, Zm-B73-REFERENCE-NAM-5.0, whole genome shotgun sequence containing:
- the LOC103627398 gene encoding mitochondrial proton/calcium exchanger protein, which encodes MAARAITRRRKYLFDHVKTPNLSSSSSTFQHGRIGSEDEPKITLLFLEQSSRDSRSEKEQYCVNLTNRNLAGIANRFLRRPAHGISLSYYGIGKNDFGLPLGARSMLQSVRASSTATAGQPKLDIDDEQSGDQKQNRKKKETSPEECDQAVEGLSTAKAKAKAKQVQESLKASQSAMQKFWARLLGIGPALRAVASMSRADWAAKLKHWKAEFVTTLQHYWLGTKLLWADVRISSRLLVKLAGGKSLSRRERQQLTRTTADIFRLVPFAVFIVVPFMEFLLPVFLKLFPNMLPSTFQDKMKEEEALKRKLKARMEYAKFLQDTAKEMAKEVQTSRSGDIKQTAEDLDEFLNKVRRGERVSNDEILSFAKLFNDELTLDNMSISRLVNMCKYMGIRPFGTDHYLRFMLRKKLQDIKNDDKMIQAEGVESLSEEELRQACRERGHLGLLSTEEMRQQLRDWLDLSLNHAVPSSLLILSRAFTVSGKVKPEEAVVATLSSLPDEVVDTVGTVLPSEDSVSERRRKLEFLEMQEELIKEEEKRKEKEEKAKQEEEEKAKLKETKGSAEDLALKEMIEATAREEELRKAKQHDREKLCNIGRALAVLASASSVSKERQEFLGLVNKEIELYNSMLEKEGAEEAKRAYIAAREESDHHAEAAAEEKISSALIEKVDAMLQELEKEIDDVDAQIGNRWQLLDKDHDGKVTPEEVAAAAAYLKDTIGKEGVQELISNLSKDTEGKILVEDIVKLASQTENNEEEEEAR